Proteins encoded together in one Diceros bicornis minor isolate mBicDic1 chromosome 18, mDicBic1.mat.cur, whole genome shotgun sequence window:
- the SNX11 gene encoding sorting nexin-11 isoform X3 yields MFLTGPRQKTRREERKTNSKAFTAKTSCVRRRYREFVWLRKQLQRNAGLVPVPELPGKSSFFGNSDEFIEKRRQGLQHFLEKVLQSVVLLSDSQLHLFLQSQLSVPEIEACVQGRSAMTVSDAILRYAMSNCGWVQEERQGSSRLAKGDQPKSCCFLPRSGRRSSPSPPSGEEKDDFEVWAPVVDSEAPSLESPPLPPPSSPSCCDFVRPDEGISAPQPVRRAMGGDHAVPLDPGQLETVLEK; encoded by the exons ATGTTTTTGACAGGCCCGAGACAGAAgacaaggagggaggagaggaag ACCAACAGCAAGGCCTTTACTGCCAAGACGTCCTGTGTGCGTCGCCGCTACCGTGAGTTCGTGTGGCTGAGAAAGCAGCTACAGAGAAACGCTGGTTTAGT GCCTGTACCTGAACTTCCTGGGAAGTCAAGCTTCTTTGGCAACTCGGATGAGTTCATTGAGAAGCGACGACAAGGTCTGCAGCACTTCCTCGAAAA GGTCCTGCAGAGTGTGGTCCTCCTGTCAGACAGCCAGTTACACCTCTTCCTGCAAAGCCAGCTCTCGGTGCCTGAGATAGAGGCCTGTGTCCAGGGTCGAAGCGCCATGACTGTTTCTGACGCCATTCTTCGCTATGCTATGTCCAACTGTGGCTGGGtccaggaagagagacagggctcTTCCCGCCTGGCTAAAGGAGACCAGCCGAAGAG TTGCTGCTTTCTTCCAAGATCAGGCAGGAGGAGCTCTCCTTCACCACCTTCTGGGGAAGAAAAGGACGATTTCGAGGTGTGGGCTCCCGTTGTGGACTCGGAGGCTCCTTCCTTGGAAAGCCCCCCTCTGCCGCCCCCCTCCTCACCATCATGTTGTGATTTTGTGAGACCTGATGAGGGGATCTCTGCTCCTCAGCCTGTGAGGAGGGCCATGGGAGGAGACCATGCTGTGCCTTTGGACCCTGGTCAGTTAGAAACAGTTTTGGAAAAGTGA
- the SNX11 gene encoding sorting nexin-11 isoform X1, which produces MGFWCKMLENQEQEEVITVRVQDPRVQNEGSWNSYVDYKIFLHTNSKAFTAKTSCVRRRYREFVWLRKQLQRNAGLVPVPELPGKSSFFGNSDEFIEKRRQGLQHFLEKVLQSVVLLSDSQLHLFLQSQLSVPEIEACVQGRSAMTVSDAILRYAMSNCGWVQEERQGSSRLAKGDQPKSCCFLPRSGRRSSPSPPSGEEKDDFEVWAPVVDSEAPSLESPPLPPPSSPSCCDFVRPDEGISAPQPVRRAMGGDHAVPLDPGQLETVLEK; this is translated from the exons ATGGGCTTTTGGTGTAAGATGTTGGAGAACCAAGAGCAGGAG GAGGTCATCACTGTGCGAGTTCAGGACCCCCGTGTGCAGAATGAGGGCTCCTGGAATTCTTATGTGGATTATAAGATATTCCTCCAT ACCAACAGCAAGGCCTTTACTGCCAAGACGTCCTGTGTGCGTCGCCGCTACCGTGAGTTCGTGTGGCTGAGAAAGCAGCTACAGAGAAACGCTGGTTTAGT GCCTGTACCTGAACTTCCTGGGAAGTCAAGCTTCTTTGGCAACTCGGATGAGTTCATTGAGAAGCGACGACAAGGTCTGCAGCACTTCCTCGAAAA GGTCCTGCAGAGTGTGGTCCTCCTGTCAGACAGCCAGTTACACCTCTTCCTGCAAAGCCAGCTCTCGGTGCCTGAGATAGAGGCCTGTGTCCAGGGTCGAAGCGCCATGACTGTTTCTGACGCCATTCTTCGCTATGCTATGTCCAACTGTGGCTGGGtccaggaagagagacagggctcTTCCCGCCTGGCTAAAGGAGACCAGCCGAAGAG TTGCTGCTTTCTTCCAAGATCAGGCAGGAGGAGCTCTCCTTCACCACCTTCTGGGGAAGAAAAGGACGATTTCGAGGTGTGGGCTCCCGTTGTGGACTCGGAGGCTCCTTCCTTGGAAAGCCCCCCTCTGCCGCCCCCCTCCTCACCATCATGTTGTGATTTTGTGAGACCTGATGAGGGGATCTCTGCTCCTCAGCCTGTGAGGAGGGCCATGGGAGGAGACCATGCTGTGCCTTTGGACCCTGGTCAGTTAGAAACAGTTTTGGAAAAGTGA
- the SNX11 gene encoding sorting nexin-11 isoform X4, translated as MGFWCKMLENQEQETNSKAFTAKTSCVRRRYREFVWLRKQLQRNAGLVPVPELPGKSSFFGNSDEFIEKRRQGLQHFLEKVLQSVVLLSDSQLHLFLQSQLSVPEIEACVQGRSAMTVSDAILRYAMSNCGWVQEERQGSSRLAKGDQPKSCCFLPRSGRRSSPSPPSGEEKDDFEVWAPVVDSEAPSLESPPLPPPSSPSCCDFVRPDEGISAPQPVRRAMGGDHAVPLDPGQLETVLEK; from the exons ATGGGCTTTTGGTGTAAGATGTTGGAGAACCAAGAGCAGGAG ACCAACAGCAAGGCCTTTACTGCCAAGACGTCCTGTGTGCGTCGCCGCTACCGTGAGTTCGTGTGGCTGAGAAAGCAGCTACAGAGAAACGCTGGTTTAGT GCCTGTACCTGAACTTCCTGGGAAGTCAAGCTTCTTTGGCAACTCGGATGAGTTCATTGAGAAGCGACGACAAGGTCTGCAGCACTTCCTCGAAAA GGTCCTGCAGAGTGTGGTCCTCCTGTCAGACAGCCAGTTACACCTCTTCCTGCAAAGCCAGCTCTCGGTGCCTGAGATAGAGGCCTGTGTCCAGGGTCGAAGCGCCATGACTGTTTCTGACGCCATTCTTCGCTATGCTATGTCCAACTGTGGCTGGGtccaggaagagagacagggctcTTCCCGCCTGGCTAAAGGAGACCAGCCGAAGAG TTGCTGCTTTCTTCCAAGATCAGGCAGGAGGAGCTCTCCTTCACCACCTTCTGGGGAAGAAAAGGACGATTTCGAGGTGTGGGCTCCCGTTGTGGACTCGGAGGCTCCTTCCTTGGAAAGCCCCCCTCTGCCGCCCCCCTCCTCACCATCATGTTGTGATTTTGTGAGACCTGATGAGGGGATCTCTGCTCCTCAGCCTGTGAGGAGGGCCATGGGAGGAGACCATGCTGTGCCTTTGGACCCTGGTCAGTTAGAAACAGTTTTGGAAAAGTGA
- the SNX11 gene encoding sorting nexin-11 isoform X2 has product MVSREQEVITVRVQDPRVQNEGSWNSYVDYKIFLHTNSKAFTAKTSCVRRRYREFVWLRKQLQRNAGLVPVPELPGKSSFFGNSDEFIEKRRQGLQHFLEKVLQSVVLLSDSQLHLFLQSQLSVPEIEACVQGRSAMTVSDAILRYAMSNCGWVQEERQGSSRLAKGDQPKSCCFLPRSGRRSSPSPPSGEEKDDFEVWAPVVDSEAPSLESPPLPPPSSPSCCDFVRPDEGISAPQPVRRAMGGDHAVPLDPGQLETVLEK; this is encoded by the exons ATGGTCTCCAGGGAACAG GAGGTCATCACTGTGCGAGTTCAGGACCCCCGTGTGCAGAATGAGGGCTCCTGGAATTCTTATGTGGATTATAAGATATTCCTCCAT ACCAACAGCAAGGCCTTTACTGCCAAGACGTCCTGTGTGCGTCGCCGCTACCGTGAGTTCGTGTGGCTGAGAAAGCAGCTACAGAGAAACGCTGGTTTAGT GCCTGTACCTGAACTTCCTGGGAAGTCAAGCTTCTTTGGCAACTCGGATGAGTTCATTGAGAAGCGACGACAAGGTCTGCAGCACTTCCTCGAAAA GGTCCTGCAGAGTGTGGTCCTCCTGTCAGACAGCCAGTTACACCTCTTCCTGCAAAGCCAGCTCTCGGTGCCTGAGATAGAGGCCTGTGTCCAGGGTCGAAGCGCCATGACTGTTTCTGACGCCATTCTTCGCTATGCTATGTCCAACTGTGGCTGGGtccaggaagagagacagggctcTTCCCGCCTGGCTAAAGGAGACCAGCCGAAGAG TTGCTGCTTTCTTCCAAGATCAGGCAGGAGGAGCTCTCCTTCACCACCTTCTGGGGAAGAAAAGGACGATTTCGAGGTGTGGGCTCCCGTTGTGGACTCGGAGGCTCCTTCCTTGGAAAGCCCCCCTCTGCCGCCCCCCTCCTCACCATCATGTTGTGATTTTGTGAGACCTGATGAGGGGATCTCTGCTCCTCAGCCTGTGAGGAGGGCCATGGGAGGAGACCATGCTGTGCCTTTGGACCCTGGTCAGTTAGAAACAGTTTTGGAAAAGTGA